In the genome of Streptomyces collinus, one region contains:
- a CDS encoding carbon starvation CstA family protein, with the protein MPASTLPESGPTAPEKSRISLRSALLWTGVALLGAVAWGVLALARGEKISAVWLVVAALGSYAIAYRFYARFIARRVLRPDDRRATPAERLEDGVDFQPTDRRVLLGHHFAAIAGAGPLVGPVLAAQMGYLPGTLWIVAGVIFAGAVQDMVVLFLSMRRDGTSLGQMARDEIGRAGGAAALVAVFAIMIILLGVLALVVVNALAHSPWGTFSVAMTIPIALFMGFWMHRVRPGRVVETSLIGVALLLLAIVGGGWVQNSSLAGTFTLSPTTLVFCLIGYGFVASVLPVWMLLAPRDYLSTFMKIGTIALLAVGVIVAAPVLRADAVSDFATSGAGPVFAGALFPFLFITIACGALSGFHALVSSGTTPKLIQKESQVRLIGYGAMLMESFVAIMALIAAATLEPGLYYAMNAPAGLLGATAESASHAVAGLGFTITPDQLTQAAKAVEEHTLIARSGGAPTLAVGMSEIFSGVFGGAAMKAFWYHFAIMFEALFILTTVDAGTRVGRFMLQDMLGNVWKPIGRVNWKPGIWLCSGLVVAAWGYFLYTGATDPLGGINQLFPLFGIANQLLAAIALAVCTTVLVKSGRLRWAWVTGVPLAWVTAITFTAGWQKVFSADPKIGFFAQRAHYADALDAGQILAPAKTTADMHTVVTNSTVDGVLIALFLLLVAVVIGNAAVVCVRAIRSATPLPTTEAPYVESRIDAPGDPVEPLAGARS; encoded by the coding sequence ATGCCTGCGTCCACCCTGCCCGAATCCGGCCCGACCGCGCCCGAAAAGTCGCGTATATCACTTCGATCCGCCCTGCTGTGGACCGGCGTCGCCCTGCTCGGCGCCGTCGCCTGGGGCGTCCTCGCGCTCGCCCGAGGCGAGAAGATCTCCGCGGTCTGGCTGGTGGTCGCCGCGCTCGGCTCGTACGCCATCGCCTACCGCTTCTACGCGCGGTTCATCGCCCGCCGGGTACTCCGGCCGGACGACCGCCGGGCCACGCCCGCCGAGCGCCTGGAGGACGGCGTCGACTTCCAGCCGACCGACCGCCGCGTGCTGCTCGGCCACCACTTCGCCGCGATCGCCGGCGCCGGGCCGCTGGTGGGCCCGGTGCTCGCGGCCCAGATGGGCTATCTCCCGGGCACCCTCTGGATCGTCGCCGGGGTGATCTTCGCCGGGGCGGTGCAGGACATGGTGGTGCTGTTCCTGTCCATGCGCCGGGACGGCACGTCGCTCGGCCAGATGGCCCGCGACGAGATCGGCCGGGCGGGCGGGGCGGCCGCCCTGGTCGCGGTGTTCGCCATCATGATCATTTTGCTCGGTGTGCTCGCCCTGGTGGTCGTGAACGCCCTGGCCCACTCCCCGTGGGGCACGTTCTCCGTCGCCATGACCATCCCCATCGCCCTCTTCATGGGCTTCTGGATGCACCGCGTCCGTCCCGGCAGGGTCGTCGAGACCAGCCTCATCGGCGTGGCGCTGCTGCTCCTGGCGATCGTCGGCGGCGGCTGGGTGCAGAACTCCTCCCTCGCCGGCACGTTCACCCTCAGCCCCACCACCCTCGTCTTCTGCCTGATCGGCTACGGCTTCGTCGCCTCGGTGCTGCCGGTGTGGATGCTGCTGGCGCCGCGCGACTACCTCTCCACCTTCATGAAGATCGGCACGATCGCCCTGCTCGCGGTGGGCGTGATCGTGGCCGCGCCCGTGCTCAGGGCCGACGCGGTGAGCGACTTCGCGACGTCGGGAGCGGGCCCGGTCTTCGCGGGGGCGCTGTTCCCCTTCCTCTTCATCACGATCGCCTGCGGCGCGCTGTCCGGCTTCCACGCCCTGGTCTCCTCCGGAACGACCCCGAAGCTCATCCAGAAGGAGTCCCAGGTCCGGCTGATCGGCTACGGCGCGATGCTGATGGAGTCGTTCGTCGCGATCATGGCGCTGATCGCCGCGGCGACGCTGGAGCCGGGCCTGTACTACGCGATGAACGCACCGGCCGGTCTGCTGGGCGCGACCGCCGAGTCCGCGTCCCACGCGGTGGCGGGCCTCGGCTTCACCATCACCCCCGACCAGCTCACCCAGGCCGCGAAGGCGGTCGAGGAACACACCCTGATCGCCCGCTCCGGCGGCGCCCCGACCCTCGCGGTCGGCATGTCGGAGATCTTCTCCGGGGTCTTCGGCGGGGCTGCCATGAAGGCCTTCTGGTACCACTTCGCGATCATGTTCGAGGCACTGTTCATCCTGACCACGGTGGACGCCGGCACCCGCGTCGGCCGCTTCATGCTCCAGGACATGCTCGGCAACGTCTGGAAGCCCATCGGCCGGGTCAACTGGAAGCCCGGCATCTGGCTGTGCAGCGGCCTGGTCGTCGCCGCCTGGGGCTACTTCCTCTACACCGGCGCCACCGACCCGCTCGGCGGGATCAACCAGCTCTTCCCGCTCTTCGGCATCGCCAACCAGCTGCTCGCCGCCATCGCCCTCGCCGTCTGCACCACCGTCCTCGTCAAGTCCGGGCGGCTGCGCTGGGCCTGGGTCACCGGCGTTCCCCTCGCCTGGGTCACCGCGATCACCTTCACCGCCGGCTGGCAGAAGGTCTTCTCCGCCGACCCGAAGATCGGCTTCTTCGCCCAACGGGCCCACTACGCCGACGCCCTGGACGCCGGGCAGATCCTCGCCCCCGCCAAGACGACCGCCGACATGCACACCGTGGTCACCAACTCCACCGTCGACGGCGTCCTCATCGCCCTCTTCCTGCTCCTGGTCGCCGTGGTGATCGGCAACGCGGCGGTGGTCTGCGTGCGCGCGATACGGTCCGCGACGCCGCTGCCGACCACCGAGGCCCCGTACGTCGAATCACGCATCGACGCACCCGGCGACCCCGTCGAGCCCCTGGCCGGAGCCCGCTCGTGA
- a CDS encoding CstA-like transporter-associated (seleno)protein: protein MRIRHWARAVRWYLRELTGEAEYDRHCERHRRHHPLAPVPTRREYQVLRTRHQEARTRSRCC, encoded by the coding sequence GTGAGGATCCGGCACTGGGCTCGGGCGGTGCGCTGGTATCTGCGCGAGCTGACCGGAGAGGCCGAGTACGACCGCCACTGCGAGCGGCACCGACGTCACCATCCGCTCGCCCCGGTGCCCACCCGCCGGGAGTACCAGGTGCTGCGCACCCGGCATCAGGAGGCCCGCACCCGCAGCCGCTGCTGCTGA
- a CDS encoding acetoacetate decarboxylase family protein: MVVSLCRVPADELPPWPLPHGVSPWIVRRRATLLTFWVDYRPGGVLAYREFLIALAVRHGRSLAGSTVAAWVDDERSLAGGRALWGIPKEQGVIALRADGRGSRGELTADGIPPVRVTYRDVLRLPFRLPARAHLVQQLPDGTECRVPMRISGRPALGRSRVTTGPGVRGRSLDGAAGRQPGDALGAGAPLSVLARHRPLLSLAVRDFRGTVGR; the protein is encoded by the coding sequence ATGGTCGTCTCGCTGTGCCGCGTCCCGGCGGACGAACTGCCGCCCTGGCCCCTGCCCCACGGGGTCAGCCCCTGGATCGTGCGGCGCCGTGCCACCCTGCTGACCTTCTGGGTGGACTACCGGCCCGGCGGCGTCCTCGCCTACCGCGAATTCCTCATCGCCCTGGCCGTTCGCCACGGCCGCAGCCTCGCCGGCAGCACCGTGGCCGCCTGGGTCGACGACGAGCGCTCCCTGGCCGGGGGACGCGCCCTGTGGGGTATCCCGAAGGAGCAGGGCGTGATCGCGCTCCGCGCGGACGGCCGGGGCAGCCGGGGCGAACTGACCGCCGACGGCATTCCGCCGGTCCGCGTCACCTACCGGGACGTGCTGCGGCTGCCCTTCCGGCTGCCTGCCCGCGCCCATCTGGTCCAGCAACTGCCCGACGGTACGGAGTGCCGCGTGCCCATGCGGATCAGCGGACGGCCGGCCCTCGGCCGCAGCCGCGTCACGACCGGGCCCGGCGTCCGGGGGCGGTCGCTCGACGGGGCGGCGGGCCGGCAGCCCGGAGATGCCCTCGGCGCGGGCGCTCCGCTGTCCGTCCTCGCCCGGCATCGGCCGCTCCTCTCCCTCGCCGTCCGCGACTTCCGCGGCACCGTGGGCAGGTGA
- a CDS encoding aldehyde dehydrogenase family protein, translating to MSFDTEDEVVRLANDTDYGLAAGVWTTNLSRAHRMAAHLAARTSTIRPGVGRSAVRVRAEEVGITPWNDQPCLFLLHRGTSPATWSSRCAASRRTNCRPGPCPTGSAPGSCGAVPPC from the coding sequence ATGTCGTTCGACACCGAGGACGAGGTCGTACGCCTGGCCAACGACACCGACTACGGCCTCGCGGCCGGCGTGTGGACGACGAACCTCTCCCGGGCACACCGCATGGCGGCCCACCTGGCCGCGAGGACCTCGACCATCAGGCCGGGGGTGGGAAGATCGGCCGTACGAGTCCGAGCCGAGGAAGTCGGTATCACGCCGTGGAACGACCAGCCGTGCCTTTTCCTCCTTCACCGTGGCACCTCACCGGCGACATGGTCGTCTCGCTGTGCCGCGTCCCGGCGGACGAACTGCCGCCCTGGCCCCTGCCCCACGGGGTCAGCCCCTGGATCGTGCGGCGCCGTGCCACCCTGCTGA